A part of Cystobacter ferrugineus genomic DNA contains:
- a CDS encoding GNAT family N-acetyltransferase: protein MAPVTFRIATAADLPTILALLADDAIARSRTGYVAEPTPSVRAAFDEIAADPNNELVVGELAGEVIATLQLTYIPGLSRGGMRRALVEAVRVRSDLRGQRIGEQLMEDAMTRARARGCGMMQLTTDKRRTDAHRFYARLGFEASHEGMKRVL, encoded by the coding sequence ATGGCCCCTGTCACCTTTCGCATCGCCACCGCCGCCGACCTTCCCACCATCCTCGCGCTGCTCGCGGATGACGCGATTGCGCGCTCACGCACGGGCTACGTCGCGGAGCCGACCCCGAGCGTGCGCGCCGCCTTCGACGAGATTGCCGCCGACCCGAACAACGAGCTCGTCGTCGGAGAGCTCGCGGGCGAGGTCATCGCCACGCTCCAGCTCACGTACATCCCCGGCCTGAGCCGGGGCGGGATGCGCCGCGCGCTGGTGGAGGCGGTGCGCGTGCGCTCGGACCTGCGGGGCCAGCGCATCGGTGAGCAACTGATGGAGGATGCGATGACCCGCGCCCGGGCCCGTGGCTGCGGGATGATGCAACTCACCACCGACAAGCGCCGCACCGACGCCCACCGTTTCTACGCACGGCTGGGCTTCGAGGCGAGCCACGAAGGCATGAAGCGCGTGCTTTGA
- a CDS encoding helix-turn-helix transcriptional regulator: MDRILRLFGLIDSLRRRRQPVTAQALAEEHRVSVRTVYRDIQMLQKLGAPVGGEAGLGYVLRPGFFVPPLMFSVEELEAVVLGARWVEQLPDKELAAAATNALAKLGVAIPSELAERIDDTGLWPVASTPDSSTEPLLKLVRRAMREERGLSIQYKDRAGTISQRVVLPVQLAYFEARQVFAAWCCTRSAFRHFRLDHVLHAELTEQRFHKHRVELARQWFEEFEANFVRGKSDRETT; this comes from the coding sequence ATGGACAGGATTCTTCGCCTCTTCGGACTCATCGACTCCCTACGCCGACGCCGCCAACCCGTGACAGCACAGGCGCTCGCCGAGGAGCACCGCGTTTCCGTGCGTACGGTGTATCGGGATATCCAGATGCTCCAGAAGCTCGGAGCACCGGTTGGAGGCGAAGCTGGATTGGGATACGTCCTCCGCCCTGGTTTCTTCGTGCCACCGCTGATGTTCTCCGTGGAAGAGCTGGAAGCGGTCGTGCTGGGAGCACGCTGGGTCGAGCAACTACCGGACAAGGAGTTGGCGGCCGCCGCCACGAACGCCTTGGCCAAGCTTGGAGTGGCGATTCCAAGCGAACTCGCGGAGCGTATCGATGACACGGGGCTGTGGCCGGTCGCCAGCACTCCCGACTCGAGCACGGAACCGCTACTCAAGCTCGTCCGGCGCGCGATGCGCGAGGAACGGGGCCTCTCCATCCAGTACAAGGACCGGGCCGGCACGATATCGCAACGTGTCGTTCTACCGGTGCAACTCGCGTATTTCGAAGCGCGACAAGTCTTCGCGGCGTGGTGCTGTACACGGAGCGCGTTCCGTCACTTCCGGCTGGATCACGTTCTGCACGCTGAGCTTACCGAACAGAGATTCCACAAGCACCGCGTCGAGCTCGCAAGGCAGTGGTTCGAGGAGTTCGAGGCGAACTTCGTGCGAGGGAAATCGGACCGAGAGACGACCTGA
- a CDS encoding TIGR02757 family protein — MPPRKSSSTGLSPSDARRLLPCLTSFMASTDSRARIAFDPLEFPRRYQEPRDIEVAGLLAAALAYGRADLFRPKVDALLQRMGSSPAAFVRELDVAGARELLGGFVYRFNVGTDVAVLLLGMGQALREHGSLEALFVHGLEARGSWHGALDAFTSALRDVPMEPLRRALGPERGLQHLLPSPLGAGAAKRLNLFLRWMVRGPDGVDLGIWKRVRPSALLIPLDTHIGRISKHLGLTRRNDLSWRTAEEVTASLRVLDAEDPVRFDFALCHYGMSGVCPTRPVRENCARCLLRPACATGRETMKAGKVRATP, encoded by the coding sequence ATGCCCCCGCGAAAATCCTCCTCCACCGGCCTGAGCCCCAGTGACGCGCGGCGTCTGCTGCCGTGCCTGACGTCCTTCATGGCCTCCACGGACAGCCGGGCGCGCATCGCGTTCGATCCGCTGGAGTTTCCGCGCCGCTACCAGGAGCCGCGTGACATCGAGGTGGCGGGACTGCTGGCGGCGGCCCTGGCCTACGGCCGCGCGGACCTGTTCCGGCCCAAGGTGGACGCGCTGCTCCAGCGCATGGGGTCCTCTCCGGCGGCCTTCGTGCGCGAACTGGACGTGGCGGGGGCACGCGAGCTGCTCGGCGGCTTCGTCTACCGCTTCAACGTGGGCACGGACGTGGCGGTGCTCCTGTTGGGGATGGGCCAGGCCCTGCGGGAGCACGGGAGCCTGGAGGCCCTCTTCGTCCACGGGCTGGAGGCCCGCGGCTCCTGGCATGGGGCGCTGGACGCGTTCACCTCGGCCCTGCGGGACGTGCCCATGGAGCCCCTGCGCCGGGCCCTGGGCCCCGAACGGGGCCTGCAGCACTTGTTGCCCTCGCCGCTCGGGGCGGGCGCGGCCAAGCGCCTCAACCTCTTCCTGCGCTGGATGGTGCGGGGGCCGGATGGGGTGGACCTGGGTATCTGGAAACGGGTGCGGCCCTCGGCGCTGCTCATTCCCCTGGACACGCACATCGGCCGCATCTCCAAGCACCTGGGGCTCACCCGCCGCAACGACCTGAGCTGGCGCACCGCCGAGGAGGTGACGGCCTCGCTGCGCGTGCTCGACGCCGAGGACCCCGTGCGCTTCGACTTCGCCCTGTGTCACTACGGCATGAGCGGGGTGTGTCCCACCAGGCCCGTGCGGGAGAACTGTGCCCGGTGCCTGTTGCGGCCCGCCTGTGCCACCGGCCGGGAGACGATGAAGGCGGGCAAGGTGCGCGCTACCCCCTGA
- a CDS encoding DUF917 domain-containing protein: MWRVEEADLEALALGAGVLGAGGGGNPYYLFLTVRELLRAGRALQVMAVEELPADACVVDCFGMGAPTVSYEKPCQGEELLRALRALEHHLGRRATAVIGGEIGGGNAFSPLLLGAQAGLPVVDGDGMGRALPELQMLSFLIYGRPPAPAVLADDKGNVVLLTALRDVSWLEPLARDVTVRMGGTAEVVSCPMGREEVRATCLPGSISRARALGLAMLEARRTGTSAVEAARQAAGGVCLFIGKVVDVERRTRAGFALGRMVLEGLGQEAGSRMEIEFQNENLVARRDGVIACTVPDLICVLDSEDGEPLSTEVLRYGLRASVLGLPAPSQLTTPRALQVVGPRAFGYALDYQPLLAGFGAAQR, encoded by the coding sequence ATGTGGCGGGTTGAGGAGGCCGACCTGGAGGCACTCGCGCTGGGGGCGGGGGTGCTGGGGGCAGGCGGAGGAGGCAATCCGTACTACCTCTTTCTCACGGTGCGGGAGTTGCTGCGTGCCGGGCGAGCCCTCCAGGTGATGGCGGTGGAGGAACTGCCCGCCGACGCCTGCGTGGTGGACTGCTTCGGCATGGGTGCCCCCACCGTGAGCTACGAGAAACCCTGTCAGGGTGAGGAGTTGTTGCGCGCCCTGCGGGCCCTGGAGCACCACCTGGGCCGCAGGGCCACGGCCGTCATCGGCGGAGAGATAGGAGGCGGCAATGCGTTCTCGCCGCTGTTGCTCGGCGCCCAGGCCGGGCTGCCGGTGGTGGACGGGGATGGCATGGGCCGCGCCCTTCCCGAGTTGCAGATGCTGAGCTTCCTCATCTACGGGCGGCCCCCGGCCCCGGCGGTGCTCGCCGATGACAAGGGCAATGTCGTCCTGCTGACCGCGCTGCGAGACGTGAGCTGGTTGGAGCCGCTGGCCCGCGACGTGACCGTGCGGATGGGAGGCACCGCGGAGGTGGTCTCCTGCCCGATGGGGCGGGAGGAGGTACGCGCCACCTGCCTGCCGGGCAGCATCAGCCGCGCCCGTGCGCTCGGCCTGGCCATGCTGGAGGCCCGGCGCACGGGGACCTCCGCGGTGGAGGCCGCACGCCAGGCGGCGGGAGGTGTGTGCCTCTTCATCGGCAAGGTGGTGGACGTGGAGCGCCGCACCCGGGCCGGCTTCGCCCTCGGGCGCATGGTGCTGGAGGGGCTCGGGCAGGAGGCGGGTTCACGCATGGAGATCGAATTCCAGAACGAGAACCTCGTGGCGCGGAGAGACGGGGTGATCGCCTGCACCGTGCCCGATCTCATCTGCGTCCTCGACAGCGAGGATGGGGAGCCCCTCTCCACCGAGGTGCTGCGCTACGGCCTGCGAGCAAGCGTCCTCGGCCTGCCTGCGCCATCGCAGCTCACGACTCCCCGCGCGCTCCAGGTGGTAGGCCCCAGGGCCTTCGGCTACGCGCTCGACTACCAGCCGCTGCTCGCTGGCTTCGGGGCCGCTCAACGTTAG
- a CDS encoding glutathione S-transferase family protein, with protein MLTLYAFGRVHAKVIGVTRDLRPLWMLEECGLPYEVRGLDHSAGELNSEAYRRLTPFAQIPVLEDDGFVLTETGAILLYLAEKSGRLIPSDLQGRAQVTRWCFAALNTVEPPLFQIAMIDMFSADDPSEQARRPGLVKWADRALGGLEEWLSARPYLVGEDFTVADVLMTTVLREVRGSDVLARYPRVRAYQQRCEARPAWQRTLDAYEQRLGAPPGSTR; from the coding sequence ATGCTCACGCTCTATGCTTTTGGACGTGTCCACGCGAAGGTCATTGGCGTCACGCGCGACCTGCGCCCGCTGTGGATGTTGGAGGAGTGCGGCCTGCCCTATGAGGTGCGCGGCCTCGACCACTCCGCGGGCGAGCTGAACTCCGAGGCGTACCGGCGGCTGACCCCGTTCGCCCAGATTCCGGTGCTCGAGGACGACGGCTTCGTGCTCACGGAGACGGGCGCGATCCTGCTCTACCTGGCGGAGAAGTCGGGCCGCCTCATCCCCTCGGATCTCCAGGGCCGCGCCCAGGTGACGCGCTGGTGCTTCGCCGCGCTCAACACCGTCGAGCCCCCGCTCTTCCAGATCGCGATGATCGATATGTTCAGCGCCGACGACCCCTCCGAGCAGGCGCGCCGCCCCGGACTCGTGAAGTGGGCGGACCGCGCGCTGGGCGGGCTCGAGGAGTGGCTGTCGGCTCGCCCGTACCTCGTCGGTGAGGACTTCACCGTGGCGGACGTCCTGATGACCACCGTGCTGCGCGAGGTGCGTGGCAGTGACGTGCTCGCCCGCTACCCACGCGTGCGGGCCTACCAGCAGCGGTGCGAGGCACGACCCGCCTGGCAACGCACGCTCGACGCCTATGAACAGCGACTGGGCGCACCGCCCGGCAGTACTCGCTAG
- a CDS encoding tetratricopeptide repeat protein — protein MSLPSPSPAPAGPPEAPSARQRWLSLALVCVCALLTYANTLANGFVWDDVVLIQTNPWLEGPEHLGRILGSHFWAFHDEAGVSQNYYRPLVHLTFMLCHALFGFQPWGYHLVSLLGHVAVSGLVYQVGWVLCARRQMGPFAALAAGLLFAVHPIHTEAVAWAASVNDVGMTLGIMLALWWLMTSGPGLTLRAALAGLAFLFALLFKEPGILLLGMVGVYDVVLAGRAWSPRQWVGRYLPLAVALALYAALRLPAMAGLGRTLHHTKLGTGGLILNAFPLVAQYVGALVLPLELNAYHVFVPAESLGDPRVLSGLAALVGLGIVALVLWRREPSAFVALAWCLGCLLPLLYIPALGKNAFSERYLYLPSVGFVLFVGWGLEALLQHRPASRPWLVGALAVGVLGGGVASARRNQVWHDGYSLWSDTESKSPEEPSVQGALGLALIDRGQFSEAIAHLERDRPGSATVRKNLGLAYARMGRLREAEAELQEVVRMKPEDASAWANLCLVHKNLKQWSSAREECETAVRLEPQAPEPRVSLGQVLLSMGHLDEAEQHLREALARRPGFVPARRLLERLERERQRAEPPAP, from the coding sequence GTGTCCTTACCCTCCCCGTCTCCCGCCCCGGCTGGCCCGCCCGAGGCCCCCTCCGCCCGGCAACGCTGGCTCTCGCTCGCGCTGGTGTGCGTCTGCGCCCTGCTCACCTACGCCAATACCCTGGCCAACGGCTTCGTCTGGGACGACGTGGTGCTCATCCAGACCAACCCCTGGCTCGAGGGCCCCGAGCACCTGGGCAGAATCCTCGGCTCGCACTTCTGGGCGTTCCATGACGAGGCGGGGGTGAGCCAGAACTACTACCGCCCCCTCGTCCACCTCACGTTCATGCTCTGCCACGCCCTCTTCGGCTTCCAGCCCTGGGGCTATCACCTGGTGTCCCTGCTCGGGCACGTGGCCGTCTCGGGTCTCGTCTACCAGGTGGGATGGGTGCTGTGCGCACGGCGCCAGATGGGCCCCTTCGCCGCGCTCGCCGCGGGGCTGCTCTTCGCCGTGCATCCCATCCACACCGAGGCGGTGGCCTGGGCGGCGTCCGTGAACGACGTGGGCATGACGCTGGGGATCATGCTCGCGTTGTGGTGGTTGATGACCTCCGGGCCGGGCCTGACGCTCCGGGCAGCCCTCGCGGGCCTCGCGTTCCTCTTCGCCCTGCTGTTCAAGGAGCCGGGGATCCTCCTGCTGGGCATGGTGGGCGTGTACGACGTCGTGCTCGCGGGACGCGCCTGGAGCCCACGCCAGTGGGTGGGCCGCTACCTGCCACTGGCCGTGGCACTCGCCCTCTACGCCGCGCTGCGCCTGCCCGCCATGGCGGGACTCGGACGAACGTTGCATCACACGAAGCTCGGGACCGGCGGACTGATCCTCAACGCCTTCCCCCTGGTGGCGCAGTACGTGGGCGCGCTCGTCCTGCCGCTCGAGCTCAACGCCTACCATGTCTTCGTCCCCGCCGAGTCACTCGGAGACCCGCGGGTGCTGTCCGGGCTGGCCGCCCTGGTGGGCCTCGGGATCGTGGCGCTCGTCCTCTGGCGGCGCGAGCCTTCCGCGTTCGTGGCGCTGGCCTGGTGCCTCGGCTGTCTGTTGCCCCTGTTGTACATCCCCGCCCTCGGCAAGAACGCCTTCTCCGAGCGCTATCTCTATCTGCCCTCGGTGGGCTTCGTCCTGTTCGTGGGCTGGGGCCTGGAAGCCCTGCTCCAACACCGGCCGGCCTCGCGCCCGTGGCTCGTGGGAGCGCTGGCCGTGGGGGTGCTGGGAGGCGGCGTGGCCAGCGCCCGGCGCAACCAGGTCTGGCACGACGGCTACTCCCTGTGGAGCGACACCGAGAGCAAGTCTCCCGAGGAGCCCTCCGTGCAGGGCGCGCTGGGCCTCGCGCTCATCGACCGGGGCCAGTTCTCCGAGGCCATCGCGCATCTGGAGCGCGACCGGCCGGGCAGTGCCACGGTCCGCAAGAACCTGGGGCTCGCCTACGCCCGGATGGGACGGCTGAGGGAGGCGGAGGCCGAGCTCCAGGAGGTCGTGCGGATGAAACCGGAGGACGCCAGCGCCTGGGCCAACCTGTGCCTCGTCCACAAGAACCTGAAGCAATGGTCCAGCGCCCGCGAGGAGTGCGAGACCGCGGTCCGGCTGGAGCCCCAGGCACCCGAGCCCCGCGTCAGCCTGGGCCAGGTGCTGTTGTCGATGGGCCACCTCGACGAGGCCGAGCAGCACCTGCGCGAGGCGCTCGCGCGCAGGCCCGGTTTCGTTCCCGCCCGCCGGCTGTTGGAAAGGCTCGAGCGGGAGCGGCAACGCGCGGAGCCACCCGCCCCCTGA
- a CDS encoding phytanoyl-CoA dioxygenase family protein, whose protein sequence is MSSTKHHWRISMYLKASDITRYRREGFLKVPQVLAPAETAGFLEEAAAMLSRNKTLHWPSGEGLVMDWVPDAERESAIMRRLALHPVITGIAEELAGRSLRLFKSELLRKESTGSTATPPHIDEFALPISGAPVTLTAWVALVDIPEERGCMSFWPGSHRVKGADEEQDLASHPELMFLPRVTLPLRAGDCTFHHARTVHSAYANETHTTRISLATVYMEAGARFEPRTFYGNGLNDDLSRHLATMQAGQELSGDRFPKIRWKD, encoded by the coding sequence ATGAGCAGCACCAAACATCACTGGAGGATCTCGATGTATTTGAAAGCCAGCGATATCACCCGGTACCGGAGGGAGGGCTTCTTGAAGGTCCCTCAGGTGCTCGCCCCCGCGGAAACGGCTGGGTTTCTCGAAGAGGCCGCGGCGATGCTGTCGCGCAACAAAACCCTTCACTGGCCATCGGGAGAGGGGTTGGTCATGGACTGGGTCCCGGACGCGGAGCGCGAGAGCGCGATCATGCGTCGCCTGGCGCTCCATCCCGTCATTACCGGCATCGCCGAAGAGCTTGCCGGTCGGTCGTTGCGTCTGTTCAAGTCGGAACTCTTGCGCAAAGAGAGCACTGGCTCGACGGCGACCCCTCCGCACATCGACGAGTTCGCGCTCCCCATCAGCGGCGCTCCCGTCACCCTCACCGCATGGGTGGCGTTGGTGGACATCCCCGAGGAGCGCGGGTGCATGAGCTTCTGGCCCGGCTCGCACCGGGTGAAGGGCGCCGACGAGGAGCAAGACCTTGCTTCACACCCCGAGCTGATGTTCCTGCCTCGGGTCACGCTCCCGCTCCGTGCTGGTGATTGTACGTTCCATCACGCACGGACAGTGCATTCGGCCTACGCAAACGAGACCCACACGACACGGATCTCCCTCGCCACGGTCTACATGGAGGCGGGAGCAAGGTTCGAGCCCCGGACGTTCTACGGCAATGGGCTGAATGACGATCTCTCCCGACACCTGGCCACCATGCAAGCGGGCCAGGAGCTATCCGGTGATCGCTTTCCCAAGATTCGCTGGAAAGACTGA
- a CDS encoding hydantoinase/oxoprolinase N-terminal domain-containing protein, with translation MRRVGIDVGGTHTDAVLMQEGKLLAWSKVVTTPEVLEGIRTALRQVARQAGGGQVGLIAIGTTQLINALVERRRLAKVAAVRLGLPSTRSLPPFVDWPEDLLECVRLRVDMVEGGHEFDGREISPLDEAALRRLGGELRDEASSPDGEGLALAISAPFCLVDPSHEERAASILQRLLPRASITPSHIFGRMGLLERENAALLNAALTPLARSLLTGLERAVAEAGLHGPLFLTQNDATLMDLERASRFPVLTLSSGPTNSMRGAAWLTGLKDALVIDIGGTTTDVGLLQGGIPRESGTVIRLGGVRTHFRLPEVLSIGLGGGSVVTEEGGRVDVGPRSVGHRLEREALLFGGRTLTASDVAVALGRAAFGELARVAHLDAELLRRADATFHARLEDAIDRVKLARGDVPAVVVGGGSVLVGESLRGVHPLLRPEHAQIANAIGAAMAQVGGEVDQIFELSRLSRDEALHQARSTAIAHAVAAGAAPEGVEVVELEELPLAYLRGNAMRIRAKAVGELSRTGGEAHVAG, from the coding sequence ATGCGCCGTGTAGGAATCGACGTGGGTGGCACCCATACCGACGCCGTGCTGATGCAAGAGGGGAAGTTGCTGGCCTGGTCCAAGGTGGTCACCACGCCCGAGGTGCTCGAAGGCATCCGTACCGCGCTCCGCCAGGTGGCCCGCCAGGCAGGGGGCGGGCAGGTGGGGCTGATTGCCATCGGCACCACCCAGCTCATCAATGCGCTGGTGGAGCGCCGTCGTCTGGCGAAGGTGGCGGCCGTGCGGCTGGGGCTCCCGTCTACCCGCTCTCTCCCTCCCTTCGTGGACTGGCCGGAGGATCTGCTCGAGTGTGTCCGGCTCCGGGTCGACATGGTGGAGGGAGGTCACGAGTTCGACGGACGGGAGATCTCCCCCCTGGACGAGGCGGCGCTGCGGCGGCTCGGCGGGGAGTTGCGGGACGAGGCCTCCTCTCCCGACGGCGAGGGACTGGCCCTCGCCATCAGTGCTCCCTTCTGCCTGGTGGACCCTTCGCATGAGGAGCGCGCCGCCAGCATCCTCCAGCGGCTGCTTCCTCGCGCCTCCATCACCCCGTCCCACATCTTCGGGCGCATGGGCCTGCTCGAGCGGGAGAACGCCGCTCTCCTCAACGCGGCCCTCACGCCGCTGGCCCGTTCCCTGCTCACCGGACTGGAACGCGCCGTGGCCGAAGCAGGGCTCCACGGCCCGCTCTTCCTTACCCAGAATGACGCCACCCTGATGGACCTGGAGCGGGCTTCCCGCTTCCCGGTGCTGACCCTCTCTTCCGGGCCGACCAACTCGATGCGGGGCGCGGCCTGGCTGACTGGCCTGAAGGACGCTCTGGTCATCGACATCGGTGGCACCACCACCGACGTGGGGTTGCTCCAGGGAGGCATTCCCCGGGAGTCCGGCACCGTCATCCGCCTGGGCGGCGTGCGCACCCACTTCCGCCTTCCGGAGGTGCTCTCCATTGGACTGGGGGGTGGTTCGGTGGTGACGGAGGAGGGGGGACGGGTGGACGTGGGGCCTCGAAGCGTGGGGCACCGCCTGGAGCGCGAGGCGTTGCTCTTTGGCGGCCGGACGCTGACCGCCAGCGATGTCGCGGTGGCGCTGGGCCGTGCGGCGTTCGGCGAGCTGGCGCGGGTGGCGCATCTCGACGCGGAGCTGCTGCGACGCGCGGATGCCACCTTCCACGCCCGACTGGAAGATGCCATCGACCGGGTGAAGCTGGCCCGCGGTGACGTGCCGGCGGTGGTGGTGGGAGGCGGCAGCGTGCTGGTGGGGGAGTCTTTGCGCGGCGTGCACCCGCTCCTGCGGCCCGAGCACGCCCAGATCGCCAATGCCATCGGTGCCGCCATGGCCCAGGTGGGAGGCGAGGTGGATCAGATCTTCGAGCTCTCCCGCCTCAGCCGCGACGAGGCCCTGCACCAGGCGCGGAGCACCGCCATCGCGCACGCCGTGGCCGCGGGCGCCGCGCCGGAAGGCGTCGAGGTGGTGGAACTGGAGGAGTTGCCGCTCGCCTACCTTCGAGGCAATGCCATGCGCATCCGGGCCAAGGCGGTGGGGGAGCTGTCCCGGACGGGAGGAGAGGCGCATGTGGCGGGTTGA
- a CDS encoding NAD(P)H-binding protein: MLKIPEETPPARRTILVTGATGAVGRHLVHQLAAAGHRVRALSRRPAQANLPREIEVVQGDLSDVASLVHAFEGVSAVHLITFTGDNGESLSNGDELIRLAERSGVRNATVLGGWDETSVEQALRGSSIGWTRLEPVEFMGNALEWAASIKEEGVVRMLATWPSAVVHEADIAAVAAVALTQEGHEGKRYPLSGPQALTPAERTAFIAMAVGRHLTFETLSEDQERERLRSYGYPEDYVEFGIQLARTPPVQAAIVVPTVEQITGRPGRTFASWALENAHAFRA, from the coding sequence ATGTTGAAGATCCCCGAAGAGACGCCCCCAGCTCGCCGCACGATTCTGGTCACCGGCGCGACCGGAGCGGTCGGCCGGCACCTCGTCCACCAACTCGCCGCCGCCGGCCACCGCGTTCGCGCGCTGTCTCGGCGCCCCGCCCAGGCGAACCTACCGCGGGAGATCGAAGTCGTTCAGGGTGACCTCTCGGACGTGGCTTCGCTCGTGCATGCGTTCGAAGGCGTGAGTGCCGTTCATCTGATCACATTCACCGGTGACAACGGTGAATCACTGTCAAACGGAGACGAACTCATCCGGCTCGCTGAGCGGTCAGGCGTCCGCAACGCCACGGTTCTGGGGGGTTGGGACGAGACGTCCGTTGAGCAAGCTCTCCGAGGAAGCTCCATCGGGTGGACCCGGCTGGAGCCGGTCGAATTCATGGGAAACGCACTGGAGTGGGCGGCGAGCATCAAGGAAGAAGGAGTCGTCCGCATGCTCGCGACGTGGCCCAGCGCAGTCGTGCACGAAGCCGACATTGCGGCGGTGGCAGCAGTAGCGCTAACGCAGGAGGGACACGAAGGCAAGCGCTACCCCCTGAGCGGTCCGCAGGCGCTCACCCCCGCCGAACGAACCGCGTTCATCGCGATGGCGGTGGGCCGCCACCTCACCTTCGAGACGCTGAGCGAAGACCAGGAGCGCGAGCGCCTCCGCTCCTACGGCTACCCAGAGGATTACGTCGAGTTCGGCATCCAACTGGCCAGAACTCCCCCGGTGCAGGCGGCCATCGTCGTCCCTACCGTCGAGCAGATCACGGGACGTCCTGGCCGCACCTTCGCTTCCTGGGCGCTCGAGAATGCCCACGCGTTCCGCGCATGA
- a CDS encoding right-handed parallel beta-helix repeat-containing protein has protein sequence MKQTRGFIVAMAVTSLITGAPDVQARGTVPSDAEAPVAFATGRTVRCGDTLTEHTRLTHDLNCPSSAPFALRVVGEGVVLDLGGYTIRRTGPANIESQGIALQASSMVRNGTVQGFGRAVMIPSGSGTLNVRLHKLALLDNASAVYNYATTNFLITECRVSGNGVGLDRELDAGSGSFDVRSSVFTRNELAMLGDYHSIDVLDSTFTSNGRVFLCWESNIHIRSSTIAWNDAVGSIPNDPGFRLCRQLRFENTLIANNAAFAPATDPVWNPLNLSMLDTLAVRNGTGLEAAAGTVYIDGNTFHDNASGLTLSDRAGFPFTSLTGIVRGNQFLANDGDGLRVQPPSTPTVINNLALGNAGFGIYAPTAFDGGGNVARDNTAGDCVGIVCAMY, from the coding sequence ATGAAGCAGACACGCGGATTCATCGTCGCCATGGCCGTGACCAGCCTGATCACGGGAGCGCCCGACGTCCAGGCCCGTGGCACGGTTCCTTCCGACGCGGAAGCCCCGGTGGCGTTCGCCACCGGTCGCACCGTCCGGTGCGGTGACACCCTCACCGAGCACACGCGCCTGACGCACGATCTCAACTGCCCCAGCTCGGCGCCCTTCGCGCTCCGGGTCGTGGGCGAAGGCGTCGTCCTGGACCTGGGCGGATACACCATCCGCCGCACGGGTCCGGCGAACATCGAATCGCAAGGCATCGCGCTCCAGGCCAGCAGCATGGTGCGCAATGGCACGGTCCAGGGATTCGGCCGGGCCGTCATGATTCCTTCCGGCTCGGGCACGTTGAACGTGCGGCTCCACAAGCTCGCGCTCCTCGACAACGCCTCGGCTGTCTACAACTACGCCACCACGAACTTCCTCATCACGGAGTGCCGCGTGAGCGGGAACGGCGTCGGGCTGGACCGGGAGCTGGATGCGGGCTCCGGTAGTTTCGACGTGAGGTCGTCGGTGTTCACCCGCAACGAGCTCGCGATGCTCGGGGACTACCACTCCATCGACGTGCTCGACTCCACGTTCACGTCCAATGGGCGCGTCTTCCTCTGCTGGGAGAGCAACATCCACATCAGGTCGAGCACGATCGCGTGGAACGACGCAGTGGGCAGCATCCCCAATGACCCCGGCTTCCGCCTCTGCAGACAGCTGCGGTTCGAGAACACGCTCATCGCGAACAACGCCGCGTTCGCGCCGGCCACCGATCCGGTCTGGAATCCGCTCAATCTCTCGATGCTCGACACCCTGGCCGTCCGCAACGGTACGGGGCTGGAGGCAGCGGCCGGGACGGTCTACATCGACGGCAACACCTTCCATGACAACGCGAGCGGCCTGACCCTGTCCGACCGCGCGGGGTTCCCTTTCACCTCGCTCACGGGCATCGTCCGCGGCAATCAGTTCCTGGCCAACGACGGCGATGGACTCCGGGTGCAGCCGCCCAGCACACCCACGGTGATCAACAACCTCGCCCTGGGCAACGCGGGCTTCGGCATCTACGCGCCCACGGCCTTCGACGGCGGCGGAAACGTCGCGCGCGACAACACCGCGGGCGACTGCGTGGGCATCGTCTGCGCCATGTACTGA
- a CDS encoding MogA/MoaB family molybdenum cofactor biosynthesis protein, translating into MHVSAFVVTCSDSRNAARDESGRVLREALEAEGHTVSGYKVIPDEPEAIRATLAEAREAGARAVLFTGGTGIGRRDSTVETLQALFEKTLPGFGELFRMLSYQEIGSPAMMSRATAGTYQGMILFALPGSPQAVRLGMHKLILPELGHAVRELTR; encoded by the coding sequence GTGCACGTGAGCGCGTTCGTGGTGACGTGCTCGGACAGCCGGAACGCGGCGCGGGACGAGAGCGGCCGGGTGCTGCGCGAGGCGCTGGAGGCCGAGGGCCACACGGTGAGCGGCTACAAGGTCATCCCGGACGAGCCCGAGGCGATCCGCGCCACGCTGGCCGAGGCGCGCGAGGCGGGAGCGCGGGCCGTGCTCTTCACGGGCGGCACGGGGATTGGACGCCGCGACAGCACGGTGGAGACGCTGCAGGCGCTGTTCGAGAAGACGCTGCCGGGCTTCGGCGAGCTGTTCCGGATGCTGTCGTACCAGGAGATTGGCAGCCCGGCGATGATGTCGCGCGCCACGGCGGGCACCTACCAGGGGATGATCCTCTTCGCGCTACCGGGCTCGCCCCAGGCGGTGCGGCTGGGGATGCACAAGCTCATCCTCCCCGAGCTGGGGCACGCGGTGCGCGAGCTGACTCGCTGA